Genomic window (Penaeus monodon isolate SGIC_2016 unplaced genomic scaffold, NSTDA_Pmon_1 PmonScaffold_4254, whole genome shotgun sequence):
taaaattaattttagggGTAGTTGGGTTAAaaagggtttaggtttgggtttgggtttgggtttgataAGTTTGGGTTGAGTTAGGAAATTTTAGAGGGTtatttttgggtaggtttggttggttgggcccatttttaaattttaaatttatgggTTTTAGGGTAGTTTAGTTTCTTTTTAGATTAGATCGTAAattgggaaaagggtaaaaaggggtagaatcgtttttttattttaggttatgttagataggttggtTGATTGGTTTAGCTTATTTTGAtatgggttggtttttttttgggtttactttttAGGTTAGAACGGTTTTGGTTAGGATCGAAGGagtttagaaagggttagaaaatattaattttagggGTTTCAatctttaaatttgggttttaggtataggttggtttaggttgggttagaatGGCTTAGTTAAGTGACAGTTGGGTTAGGAGTTGTGTGAGGCTAAAATAGGAAGGTTAGTAAAGCTAGGATCAAAAGGGTTAAAACTAAAATGTTACTTTATGTAGCAAAGGTTTAGGTTACGTTGGGAAAaaagtttgggtttgggttagggaaAAGGAAACAATGACTTTTAAAagtattctttttaaaaacttttggaaaaTCATTTGGGTATTcttttaggtataaggaaaccaAAAACTTCCAGCAATGTTattttgaaccttcgaaaaaaTAAAACCTTGTTTTTGAtaggataataatttttttttgtttttttgtttatttttgggtttctaAATTCACCAAAAAAACACTTTCAGAAATTGTATAGAATGATTCACGtttaatattttccgttctacatgatctttttttatccttaaaataatacattaaatgacacatttttccttttttttcgtattttttctgtccccaattaaaaaaaaattttttaaaacaattttattgacgtttatatatatattatatatatatataatatatatatatttatatatatatataggacttcATGTTTAAAtttcgaaataaataaaaatttcctttcaaAAGTATAGATTTTCCCAagggataaaattttattatatattaaatttaatatattatattttattttttttttaataaatagagaaagaaaagaaactgcatcgcatttatttttaaaaagaattttccaGTCCAAACCCTCCcctaaataataagtaaaaacctAACTACCGCCCAAATGTCCCCCTAATTTAAccctaacttaaacaaaactaaaaacatgACATAAtctaacccaaaaaatataaacaaaactaaCTTAACTAGTCCTAACCAACCAAacgtaataaacataacctacccaaaaccccaaaccccaaacccccattaAACCCCATTTAACCTAACCTCCCCAAAACCTAATACCtaaacaaaaatcaaaccccaaaactAATCTAAAGCTTAACTTTGTAATTTAACTTTTCAATTAGcatactttcattttcttcattttccatttttttttgtgtcagaaTCCTTAAAGGGTTTTAACCTATTTTTtttgactgttctgcaacataacGATACAGTCTCCAAATCCTTTGTACACTTTCGaagttatcagttagcataaaattttaaaatttgcggCGTCTTTTTTAGGGCCCTAAATGGAGCCCACAAAAAAGCTGGTTCATAGCAGAATACGCATACTTTCGTTAGTTTTGGGGGAGGGTTTGGCTTAGGTTAATTAGATTATGTCATTTGTTAGGTTGGCAAACCCgcatcccaccccctctcccgcatccccaccccctctctcacgcatcccaccccgtctctcacgcattcCCCCCCCGTCTTCACGATCCCACCccgcccaccaccccccacccgtTCTATGCATCCCCAACCCCAATTTCAATACCTGAGGGTTttccttttatacttttttgAATTTCCCAAATCCTTCCAAACCTTGCCGTTACCCCCTTCCTTGCTCTTATCCTACAGGGCCACCACTGCCGTTTTACcctacccccacacacgcaccacacaccatgAGCCCCAAAAAGTCTTAAAATGTACCCCGGGGGGTAATACACTTGAAAGGTTTTAGCTTGGCTTCAGCTAAGTTGTCTTTGTCGGGCTTTTTAAcacaatttttttggtttttttactcGTTTGTTCTTTGGTTTTTGTAATAAGGGTTGCACTCTTTCATTTTCGGGCACAGCCCCTATCTTCAAATCCACAGTTTTAtgccccttttgattttttttttgttagtcactttttttttgattttagtaggttgtcagctgcataaaATTCGATTTATAAGgacgtttttatctatttttttccccgttttattaCTTTAGGGGAActcaatgtttaaaatttttttttgttgggggttcccTTAGCTTGGCTTGCCCCTTTAAACGCGTTTTATTTTTGCAGCTGGtcacccccctttcttttttttttgtcgttttttcattttttttatttggatataCACTTTACCCcaactttaaattttctttttttttattttatttcttaataaaGGGAGAATTTGGGgcgtacacctttttttttttgtttatatttttttagctgtatttatatttatgtaatttaatttttttctttttctcattaggtttcttttaattcttttttttttgtttaattttttaatttttttctaaaactaaTTTTATCCGGGGGAAACCCAATCCAAAACCCTATGTCCGTGTGGGGGgtttaaaccctttaattttaaaaaaaaaagagttcagctggacctttggtgtggtcactaccctttcGGAGTTTCTTGGGTACCccaaccgggggaaaaaattacaaagggggaaaagagcctcctttttagttttttttccacattaggaaagggaatatatttttattgtttctaaaATTTGGGATATTGATTAGCTTGACCTGCCAAgtaatacccctttttttttgtgttctttctaGTTATGTGCCATCGCAACTAAATTTTtcacatgaatattatcattgttttccttgggtactgtgtgtgtgtgttttttttttttttttttttcccccaaaacaaagcCCTTAACCCCTCACCCAATAAAAATCTGTAGGGGGATAGAGCGCGTTTTGGGAGGGACCGAAAGGGGCCCGTTTTTTGGCCCCCAAGCCGCCCATCGGGGGGCCTTGGCTCACAAAAATCCCTTTCAGGTTTATCTtttagaggaaagagaaaagggaggaaagagaaaagaaggaaaaaagcgaagggaggggaaaaagcgaaaggatgaaaaaagggtagaggaaaatgagacagagcaAAAAGCGTTAGGTTTTAAattaagggaggaaaaggagacgaggaatgagcgaaaggggaaaaagtgaaggggggaaagatgaggggggggaaaagggaaaggaaaaaaaaagacgggggaatggcgaaaggaggaaagagtgaagggaggaaagagcgaaaggaggaaagaggaagggaggaaagagaaagggggggaaaaaccaaaagggggaaacaaaaaaaggaaaaagggaagggggggaaaagaggaagagaaagaggggaaggggggaaagaaaaaaagaggaaatagggaagggggaaagagtgaaagacgaaaaggagggagaaatagcaaaaggagaaaaaagggaagggaggaaaaaagacagagaaaagcgaaggaagaaaaatagacagatgaaagagcaaagggaaaagaagaaacgggaaaaagggggaaaggggaaaagagcaaAGGAGACAGGAAATGagcaaaaagaaagagtgaaagaggggaaaaaaaaacaaggaaagaaagaagggagggaaagggacagaggaaaaaccaaaaggaggaaagggtttaaaggagggaaaaagaaaaaaggagggaaagagcgatggggaaaaggggcgaaaagagcgaaggaggaaaaagacagaggaagagggggggaaaaaaaagagcaaaaggaggaaaagtaaaaagaaaatcaaaaaagaaaaaagtgaagggagggaaaaggggacaggaaaaaagcgaaagggggaaaaaagaaagagggaagaataagaggaagggggaaaaatggtttaagaaaagggggggaaatgagagtACAAGGAAAAGAGAGccgtaaaaagaggaaaaggagaaaagtggaaaaaaaaggagggaaatgaaagatcccgaggagaaagagagccctaaagagaggaaatggggagaaagtaaaaaaaggggagaaagaaataaaaaggagaaagagagccgtaaaaagaggaaagattgaACAAGATactggtaggtgggggggggggggaaaggaaggagaaaggtagagggaaaaagaaagtaaaaaaaagtggaagaagaggagagacgatggaagaaaacgaggagagtagaaaaaagaaagaggaatgagaggaaaaaaaggagagttgggggaagaagaggaaaaggggggtttgacggggaaaagggaaaagagagtaagaggagggcagagaaaaaagcagaaagttaaaaaaaaaacccgttgccggggggaaaaaagatgggagagggggaaaggaaaaaatgattttgTGAGAGGAAAAAGAGTCGGGGCAACCAAATGCGGGGTAAAATTGGGGCATAgtgatggggaggaaaggagggtaaaAGGGCGGGAAGGGAGGGCCCCACGCCATCTGGTGGGCGTGCCCGGCATGCGGGACTCGCTTCGATGAGGAACTCACGGGTCGGCAGGCCCGCGCCCCGGGGTGCGGAAGCACCGGctaaagaggggggatgggacgGGAAAAAACGCCGCCGTGCACGGGGTTTTCGCCCCGACAACGGCGAGGCCCTCGGTTAACCCGGGAGACGCGAGGGTGAAATAGAGTGAGGTCGGAAAAGAGGCTATCTCCTTTCCCGCGTCGAACaggatttctccctgtcggcgggaGGACTTCCCGGGAGACCACCAGCTTGGGGTTTTCAACACTGGGGCAGACACTCCCCCGTTTGTTTTGCACCCTTTCGAAAAAGCCCCGGTATGGAGGGTGCAGGGGGCGTGTCACatgtcggaaatccgaaaccgTAGATGGAGGGAATGTTAGGTAGGGCCCTTTCGCTATGGAAACATGATGGAATGGAGCGTGGGCGAGGGAGGTTtcgacggaagagagagaggggggtaagggggttaaaaaaagggataggggccccttaaaagggtattttttttggggtttaaaagattGCATTGGTAAaacaaccccataaaaaaaaatcttaaaaataaggGGAACCAaacatgaatgggaaaaaaaataaaaaacttaaaaaattaataaaaaaaacacaaaaaaaagtaaaattaaaaagtttaaaaaagatagGGGCAAATTTTTTCGCCCCGCTCGACACCCGCGCTCGGAGACCCGGAACAATCGCGGCTAGCGTAATTTGGGCCGAGACGTAGGGgtaaaaggataaggataagtgatgcgaagcttagcctcgcccggctaGCCCCAGGCGTCAGTGATAACGTGCAGCCTTCATCCAAGGgggtctccccccaaaaaagttgcAACGTCGCCCGGGGGTTTACTCTTGGCTGGGCACcaaggcgggtaaggactaggttcagccgagtcagcaccggGGCCCCACGGAGCGAGCGGCATTAGTCGACAATGCCGGGTTCCCCCCTGgcattttcccggggggggtaAGCTTCGCACATCGGTTATCCTTATGCCCGGGGTATGCCATGAAGGGGAGCCCCGGCTGTGTCTATTAAGTCCGGgcatacagtggtaacgtgtcggcccccTCATCccagggtcggcggttcgcgcccgccccGGCGCGAGAATTTCAAATTTGTCTGGGGTTACTGCTGGGGCTGGGCACCCGGCGGGTAAGGATAGGTTcagccccggggggccccggttcgcgccccgcccagggccCAGAAGTTTCAATTGTCGCTCGAGTGCTTGCAGGGGTtctcccgggggccccctttttttcagcAAGGGCAGCAACTTGTATCAATGACGGGGACATCTCACTGGACTTGGATCGCTAGTCGTTTTTTTCGAGGTCTTTTCCCAAAGGTTGCAAAAACGTTTCTGAATGGCCTCCCTGAGGGGGTCCCATTTGAGAGGGAGAACAGTGTGGGGGTTTTTGCAGACGGGCTTCTTTGGGGGATTTGGCAAATTCCTCAACTTTCTCCGGAAGCTGCATGCTGGTGTATTTATGCaggtttgcttttttgtttgggggtgttagTTTTTAGGATGGAGCCTTCTTTCAGCAACGAGAGATGGTCAGTTCACAGTCTGCATTGTGGTATGTGCGGGGAGGGCACAAACTTTTAGTTAGACATAGGAAAAAAGATCGTGTCCCGCTATGCCAATGCTTTTTAGCGGGGGAACGCCATAACACCTTGGTTCTGGCTTGACCTGGAAATAGGAGTAGGTACGCAGAGCGCACCATTTTCGTTCCAATCCAAAAAACATTCAAGACGGGAAAGGGTAGAGTCGTGATGGCACCCAccggcattgaagtctcccaggaTGAGACGTTccttggggggggctttttttgatGACGTTGCTGATGGACATAAAActgcccttttctttttcgtgGATGAAGATTGGGGGCGTAGGCCCCGGGCAAGAGCGACAAAAACCCTTTGGAGGGATGGGGGCGGATTTTCATCAGGCGTTTGGATCCCTGTTTCCTGGTTCAACCCTCTTTAGCAGCGGAGGTTTGGgtcagtttttccttttccccagatGAGTTGCTTTTTGGGCGAGAGTCCCATCTaccttatatcattatatatatatacatatatatatatatatatatatatataatatataataatatggtgtgtgttggg
Coding sequences:
- the LOC119570877 gene encoding basic salivary proline-rich protein 4-like produces the protein MQLPEKVEEFAKSPKEARLQKPPHCSPSQMGPPQGGHSETGPPGEPLQALERQLKLLGPGRGANRGPPGLNLSLPAGCPAPAVTPDKFEILAPGRARTADPGMRGPTRYHCMPGLNRHSRGSPSWHTPGIRITDVRSLPPPGKCQGGTRHCRLMPLAPWGPGADSAEPSPYPPWCPAKSKPPGDVATFLGGDPLG